A genome region from Candidatus Cloacimonadota bacterium includes the following:
- a CDS encoding NAD-dependent deacylase has protein sequence MISKFRINKEDRLVVLTGAGISAESGLKTFRDNNGLWENHRVEEVATPEAFRSNPEMVWRFYKQRYFQLAEVHPNPGHFALKKLEDFLKQNFFIITQNVDGLHFQAGNNRVLEMHGSLRKCFCSKCLQKYEMQEIDLSPDVPVCEKCKGNLRPDIVWFGEMPHFLNEIDEILKKADYFLVVGTSGVVYPAAQFLSIARHYGAKTIGVNLAEPENVRMIDEFRQGKAGEILPGLVEEWMLET, from the coding sequence ATGATATCAAAATTCAGAATCAATAAAGAAGATAGATTAGTTGTTTTAACAGGTGCTGGCATCAGTGCGGAATCAGGTTTGAAAACATTTCGCGATAATAATGGTTTATGGGAAAATCATCGAGTCGAGGAAGTTGCAACTCCGGAAGCATTTCGATCAAATCCGGAAATGGTCTGGAGATTTTATAAACAGAGATATTTTCAATTAGCGGAAGTTCATCCCAATCCCGGTCATTTTGCTTTAAAAAAATTGGAAGATTTTCTGAAGCAGAATTTCTTTATCATCACGCAAAATGTCGATGGTTTGCACTTTCAAGCAGGTAATAATAGAGTTCTGGAAATGCATGGTTCTCTACGAAAATGTTTTTGCAGTAAATGTTTACAAAAATACGAGATGCAGGAAATTGACCTTTCTCCCGATGTTCCTGTATGCGAAAAATGTAAGGGAAATTTAAGACCTGATATTGTCTGGTTTGGAGAAATGCCGCATTTTCTGAATGAGATCGATGAGATCCTAAAAAAAGCAGATTATTTTCTGGTTGTGGGAACGAGTGGAGTTGTTTATCCTGCTGCTCAATTTTTATCTATTGCCAGACATTATGGAGCAAAAACAATTGGTGTGAATCTGGCAGAACCGGAGAATGTCCGGATGATAGATGAGTTCCGTCAGGGAAAAGCGGGAGAAATTCTGCCGGGATTGGTCGAGGAATGGATGTTGGAAACTTGA
- a CDS encoding 2-hydroxyglutaryl-CoA dehydratase produces the protein MQKISIGIDSGSRTTKIVIFQNNRIKYSNVVDTGVNPKTTSEFLSKKTLSNLEINKRDISKIYATGYGRKLVRFADKQVSEITCHARGVNFLFPEVRTVIDIGGQDSKVILVNEKGKVIDFVMNDKCAAGTGRFLEVVAHILELTVDELGKISLQSNEKINIDSTCVVFAESEIIGLISQGKKRADIIMSVHHSIAKRTKSFLSQLHWQKPVVFTGGVAKNVGMTKAISSVLNAEIIVPENSFITGALGAAIFASEVNG, from the coding sequence ATGCAAAAAATATCAATTGGAATAGATTCCGGATCAAGAACTACAAAAATAGTCATATTTCAAAATAATCGAATAAAATATTCAAATGTCGTTGATACGGGAGTTAATCCCAAAACAACATCAGAATTTTTATCTAAAAAAACATTGTCAAATTTGGAAATTAATAAGAGAGATATTTCAAAAATATATGCGACAGGTTATGGAAGAAAATTAGTTAGATTCGCTGATAAACAGGTTTCCGAAATTACTTGTCATGCCAGAGGTGTGAACTTCCTTTTCCCTGAAGTTAGAACTGTCATCGATATCGGAGGTCAGGATTCTAAAGTGATCCTCGTTAACGAGAAGGGAAAAGTTATTGATTTTGTGATGAATGACAAATGCGCAGCAGGAACCGGAAGATTCCTGGAAGTTGTAGCTCACATTTTAGAATTAACAGTCGATGAACTCGGTAAGATTTCTTTACAATCCAATGAAAAGATAAATATTGATAGCACTTGTGTCGTTTTTGCAGAATCAGAAATTATCGGATTGATCTCGCAGGGAAAGAAAAGAGCGGATATAATTATGTCAGTTCATCATTCTATTGCTAAAAGGACAAAAAGTTTTCTATCTCAACTTCATTGGCAGAAGCCGGTTGTTTTTACAGGTGGAGTTGCTAAAAATGTGGGGATGACGAAAGCGATTTCATCGGTTTTGAATGCGGAAATAATTGTTCCTGAAAATTCCTTCATCACCGGAGCTCTGGGTGCAGCGATCTTTGCTAGTGAAGTGAATGGTTAA